From one Nocardioides yefusunii genomic stretch:
- the gnd gene encoding phosphogluconate dehydrogenase (NAD(+)-dependent, decarboxylating) — MEIGLVGLGKMGGNMRERMRRAGLTVVGYDRDASLSDVGSLAELVAALGTDGGPKVVWVMVPHGEPTRATVTELGELLGEGDVVVDGGNSRWTDDEIHAALLAEKGIGYVDCGVSGGVWGLENGYALMYGGSAEDVAKVQFAFDALRPEGEFGAVHAGRVGAGHFSKMVHNGIEYAVMQSYAEGWELLEKADLVDNVTEVFRSWREGTVIRSWLLDLMVNALDADPGLASIKGYASDSGEGRWTVEAAIDNAVPVPAITAALFARFVSRQDDSPAMKAIAAMRNQFGGHAVQIEPPAGGDANPDA; from the coding sequence ATGGAAATCGGACTCGTCGGACTGGGCAAGATGGGCGGCAACATGCGCGAGCGCATGCGCCGTGCAGGCCTCACCGTCGTCGGCTACGACCGGGACGCGTCGCTCAGCGACGTCGGCTCGCTCGCTGAGCTCGTCGCCGCACTGGGCACCGACGGCGGCCCCAAGGTCGTCTGGGTGATGGTTCCCCACGGCGAGCCGACCCGCGCGACCGTCACCGAGCTCGGTGAGCTCCTGGGCGAGGGCGACGTCGTCGTCGACGGCGGAAACTCCCGCTGGACCGACGACGAGATCCACGCAGCACTGCTCGCGGAGAAGGGCATCGGCTACGTCGACTGCGGCGTCTCCGGCGGTGTGTGGGGCCTCGAGAACGGCTACGCGCTCATGTACGGCGGTTCCGCCGAGGACGTCGCCAAGGTGCAGTTCGCCTTCGACGCCCTGCGTCCCGAGGGTGAGTTCGGCGCCGTCCACGCTGGTCGCGTGGGTGCCGGTCACTTCTCCAAGATGGTCCACAACGGCATCGAGTACGCCGTCATGCAGTCCTACGCCGAGGGCTGGGAGCTGCTGGAGAAGGCCGACCTGGTCGACAACGTCACCGAGGTCTTCCGCTCCTGGCGCGAGGGCACGGTCATCCGTTCCTGGCTGCTCGACCTCATGGTCAACGCACTCGACGCCGACCCGGGCCTGGCCTCGATCAAGGGCTACGCCTCCGACTCCGGCGAGGGTCGCTGGACCGTCGAGGCCGCGATCGACAACGCCGTCCCCGTGCCGGCCATCACCGCTGCGCTCTTCGCCCGTTTCGTCTCGCGCCAGGACGACTCCCCGGCGATGAAGGCGATCGCAGCCATGCGCAACCAGTTCGGTGGCCACGCAGTCCAGATCGAGCCGCCCGCCGGCGGCGACGCGAACCCCGACGCCTGA
- the recF gene encoding DNA replication/repair protein RecF (All proteins in this family for which functions are known are DNA-binding proteins that assist the filamentation of RecA onto DNA for the initiation of recombination or recombinational repair.) has translation MHVQHLLLHDFRSYGDVDVKLEPGVTAFVGRNGQGKTNLVEAVDYLSRLASHRVASDAPLIRAGAPQALVRAVVVKDGRAATLEVELNPGKANRARINRSPLQRPREILGLVRTVVFSPEDLTLVKGDPSDRRKFLDDLLVLRSPRMAAVRSDYERVLKQRNSLLKTARGRGAGGENLLSTLEVWNTHLVQFGAEILHQRLDLVASLQPYVGTAYAAVARGASRDDAHIAYKPSFELPRGDGGADGTVPSIASLAEVLNLELESRRRDELDRGVTLVGPHRDDLTLTLGNGDLELPVKGYASHGESWSFALALKLASYELLRSEGDDPILILDDVFAELDAGRREQLAEMVAGAEQVLITAAVAEDVPPALSGARFRVQEGTVTRVD, from the coding sequence GTGCACGTCCAGCACCTGCTGCTCCACGACTTCCGTTCCTACGGGGACGTCGACGTCAAGCTCGAACCGGGCGTGACGGCGTTCGTGGGGCGCAACGGACAGGGAAAGACCAACCTCGTCGAGGCGGTCGACTACCTGTCCCGGCTGGCGTCGCACCGAGTGGCCAGTGACGCACCACTGATCCGGGCCGGCGCCCCCCAGGCGCTGGTCCGGGCAGTGGTGGTCAAGGACGGTCGTGCCGCGACACTGGAGGTCGAGCTCAACCCGGGCAAGGCCAACCGGGCCCGGATCAACCGGTCTCCGTTGCAGCGCCCGCGCGAGATCCTCGGGCTGGTGCGCACGGTCGTCTTCTCCCCCGAGGACCTGACGCTCGTCAAGGGTGATCCCAGCGACCGTCGCAAGTTCCTCGACGACCTGCTCGTCCTGCGTTCCCCGCGGATGGCGGCGGTCCGTTCGGACTACGAGCGGGTGCTCAAGCAGCGCAACAGCCTGCTCAAGACCGCGCGCGGACGCGGCGCGGGCGGTGAGAACCTGCTCTCCACCCTCGAGGTGTGGAACACCCACCTGGTGCAGTTCGGCGCCGAGATCCTGCACCAGCGCCTCGACCTCGTCGCGTCGTTGCAGCCCTACGTCGGGACCGCGTACGCAGCGGTGGCTCGCGGGGCCTCGCGCGACGACGCCCACATCGCCTACAAGCCGTCGTTCGAGCTGCCCCGCGGCGACGGCGGCGCCGACGGCACGGTGCCCAGCATCGCGTCCCTGGCCGAGGTGCTGAACCTCGAACTCGAGTCGCGACGCCGTGACGAGCTCGACCGTGGCGTGACCCTGGTCGGTCCGCACCGCGACGACCTCACCCTGACCCTGGGCAACGGCGATCTCGAGCTGCCCGTCAAGGGCTATGCCTCGCACGGGGAGTCGTGGTCGTTCGCGCTGGCGCTCAAGCTGGCCTCCTACGAGCTGCTCCGCAGCGAGGGCGACGACCCGATCCTGATCCTCGACGACGTCTTCGCCGAGCTCGACGCGGGCCGTCGTGAGCAGCTGGCCGAGATGGTGGCCGGTGCCGAGCAGGTGCTGATCACCGCCGCGGTGGCCGAGGACGTCCCGCCCGCTCTGAGCGGTGCCCGGTTCCGGGTGCAGGAGGGCACGGTGACGCGTGTCGACTGA
- a CDS encoding DUF721 domain-containing protein translates to MSTDVPEDDDVLTGTTPTVDLPESGDIPPADGLDLARSFARAQSKAPAPVRRASKGGGKERPQRRRGKSAWSGAHPDDRDPQALGNALERLVGNRGWETDLKAQGVFAQWPQLVGEAIAEHCTPEALVDGKLTVRTDSTAWATQLRLLAPRLVKRLNADLGHGTVVVIDVLGPHVPTWKKGLRSSGGRGVRDTYG, encoded by the coding sequence GTGTCGACTGACGTCCCCGAGGACGACGACGTCCTGACCGGCACCACCCCGACGGTCGACCTGCCCGAGTCCGGCGACATCCCGCCCGCCGACGGTCTGGACCTGGCCCGTTCGTTCGCCCGTGCGCAGTCCAAGGCGCCTGCGCCCGTGCGTCGGGCGTCGAAGGGCGGCGGCAAGGAACGTCCTCAGCGTCGTCGGGGGAAGTCGGCCTGGTCCGGCGCCCACCCTGACGACCGCGACCCGCAGGCGTTGGGCAACGCTCTGGAACGCCTGGTCGGCAATCGCGGCTGGGAGACCGACCTCAAGGCCCAGGGCGTCTTCGCCCAGTGGCCGCAGCTGGTCGGTGAGGCGATCGCGGAGCACTGCACCCCGGAGGCGCTGGTCGACGGCAAGCTGACCGTGCGTACCGACTCCACCGCGTGGGCGACCCAGTTGCGCCTGCTCGCACCTCGGCTGGTGAAGCGTCTCAACGCCGACCTGGGGCACGGCACGGTCGTCGTGATCGACGTCCTGGGGCCGCACGTCCCGACGTGGAAGAAGGGCCTGCGCAGCTCCGGCGGTCGAGGCGTTCGCGACACCTACGGCTGA